The Rosa chinensis cultivar Old Blush chromosome 7, RchiOBHm-V2, whole genome shotgun sequence DNA segment cggacgctcttagtccgaagtcttacgaacgctcttagttcgttaattgcgtgaatccccacgattccgcattgaatcgaacccacgttctatgaaaggtgggatgaagaagaagggaggtttttaagtccccgagaaaaagaagaaatatttaacttcgaattataggaactttaaaacttactcttttgaatacctacttgtatttggatcacgcgcgtgtcgatgcaggcgtgatggagcgaagcaagTTGTGTAGAAGTTTGCAGCGACGTGGGGTAGCAGGGGCTGCAGAGATGCTGCAGTGGCAGCGAGTTGCAGCAGAAGAAAAGAGGAGCTGCAGAGGCAGtagcgctgcaggggcagcagcgtgcgcaggtgtgcgcggTAGGAGCAGATGCGCTGCAGGGGCtacggggcagcaggggctgcggaggtgcgctgcaggggcaggtgcGCAGCGGGGGctgcggggcagcaggggctgcggaggtgcgctgcaggggcaggtgcGCAGCGAGGCTATcgagggctaggagcttgcgcaGATTTTTGAGGAGAAGAAATTCTTTtcgggtttttgggttttagcTTTTGTggtttagggctcgtgctgataacgtgtttaagtatattggtattgagagagattgatgagagaagtgtatttcattatagagaataggagccctatatatagggattacaaagtgcataatctaatgttacaaggaataccaatccgtgtaggattgggaaatctagaaccttctctcctattcctattcctagtttgataaggcacactaaacttgattttccttcaacaatgaGGTTAATATTTATTTGCAAGTTATATTAGATTATTCAAACAGGTGTGTTTGGTGAAATTTTGCATATCACAATTTCTCAGTTTCTTTCAGTCTCATGTAATATGCACTCTGTGACCATAAGTGATATGTTAATTGCTTTTGACTCCTGGGAGGCTTCGCTATATGTTTGGTTGGGTTATCAATTGCGCATCTAAGACTTCATTGTGGTCAATCAAAACCCCAGAGAGCCTTCCAGCAGGGTAGCATGTGGCATATAGCATAATATCACATATGTGAAGCAATGAAGTAAAGAAActagaacatcaagaatgagGTTTGGCCAAAATCTGTGCGACTGTGCCTATGTCCTCGGGAGAGATCCTTCGAAAGATTTCATTAGCTTGTGATACAAAAAATCCGCCAAGATTTCTCTCACAACACTTTTCCCAGCCCTAGAATCTTTCTCTCTTGCCCTTAGGCTACCATTATTCTATAGGCAGCTTATAACTGATACTCTTAATGTAGTACTTGGAAAACTCATGTTTTATAGGCTTCCCAACGCCTATTTATATACTATAGGCGGTGGGTAACAAGTTTGGCCCAATTCAGATTCCTCAAAAATGGGAAGGAATGATGATTAACACTTAATTGGCACGCAGTCAGCTGCTGACTGGTCACGAAATGCCGGATCTGTAATTCATCCTCTTTTCTTAGTCCAATTGCACCAGTACTTGAATCCATGACGCCAATGGCGAGCCAATCGCAACAAGCTCTTAGTACTGCATAAGGAGATTTAACAGTCACAAGCCTGATAATCTTTATCTAATCAATGGACGAAAATCGAATTCATTATGCTAGAGGCTAGAATATGCAATCTGTATTTTGACAGGACTCTAGAGGCTGACGAAATTCATGAAGTCATAAGATATAGTAATAAGCATTGTAAATTAGCAAGTAGTTCACGAAATAGCTGCCCTTCAACTAAAATTAATGTAGCTTTCTACTTTTACCATAATATATGACATTTCAGTGTACGTATTGATAAAATTCTTCTATCTCGAAACATAACGATATACCATAATGCAACAATTATATACTCCTAAATCATTTATTAAGCACATGAAGAAAAGCAGTAGTCCATAGCTCCATACCCTGGCCATGCTGCATCGGAAAATCAGCTTGGATGAACTCGGGCTTAGGAAGTTCAATTAACTATAACATTTTTGGaggagttttttttcttctgcatAAGGAGTAATAATGGTTAAGTTACTAAAGGAACTTTGAATCCGGTGGAATATATggaacaaaagaaatttttttatgggAACTTGACTGAAGAAGTTAATATGAGGAAAAAAAGCTGTTAACAAAAGAATATGAAACACACTCCAGACATGAATTACAAGGAAATGAAGTAATTTACCATTCTAACATAATCCTGCACCTCCAATTACTGAACCATGCATCTTTTACCTTCAATTTTTTGTATCCTCAAATCCCTTATCCTAGTATAAATACACTCATCAAGCTTTAGAAACTAAACTTTAAACATGAACCCGTaagtaaatatatattgaaCGCTATTTTGCAATCTTATGGCCACTGATTTCGATCAAGGACAGAATATATGGGCATGTAGCTTAACACATTGGAGTACTATGGATCTGGACACTATATATATTTACCTTCAACGAGATGATGTTGGTCGAGTTTGAGTGAGACGATGCCCAACGAATCTTTCAGAATACATTTACCTTGGCTACTATTTGATACAGATTGCACAAACAGCTTCCAACTCCCGTTAACTAATCAATATCCATTCAACAAAAAGTTTCACCTAAGATATCAAAGCTAGTAAAATTCGATTATTTGATAATTTAGAAAGTACTTGTATTCAAGACCTAAAACAATATATTGGATTACTTAAAATGCTGATATCATTTACCTGGATTACTTAAAATGCTGATATCTTTTACCCAGCAGTGGTGGTACGCACCAAAAAGATGGTTTTAGGTGCGTACCACCACTGCTGGGTAAAAGATATCAGCATTTTAAGTAAATATTGACCACTGCTGGGTAAAAGATATCATAATTGGTACAAATTTATAAcacacaataaaaataaaagccgTAAGGTTAAGACTCAATATGGACCAGTATTCGGATCAACATGATAGTCCGATGACGTATCGAAGTTTGAGGTTACCGATGGGTTACCGGAGCTTGAGGAATCGAAGCGGAGCCACGAAATCTCATTTTATTATAAATCTCAGTTTTCTTATGCTCGAAGAATTCCCTCTGTTCTTGAGGCATATAGGTCGTATCTATTTTCAAATACTCCAAATCTGCCTTTTCTTCTTCCCGTCGTGTGAACTCTTGAAATACTCGTAGCATATGTTtatccttctctttctttctaatAGCTTCAGCTTCCATGATGTTGTTATATCACCGAAGTTCTTGAGCCATATCAGAAGCTTGACCCTCTTCAATAATCTTCCTCTTTGCAGCCTTTTTCCCGATGGGCCTTTGATTGGGGTTAGTGGCCGGAATACTAACTGGCTCTcttcatctccatctccatctccatctccatcaagTGAAGTGTGTGTTTCTTGTGTTTTGGTAAACTACGACGATGAATTGCAGTTGTTTGAGTCGTTGTTGGTTCCCACGGGAATTTTTCATGTAATAGCGTCTTTCAAATATCTCCAACAATGATGATAAGCAAACACAGTTTTCTCCTTATTTTTGAAGCTTATATTCGCTCTTGTTCCATCTACCAAAAAAATATAGACACATATCAACACTAATtatactaacaaaaaaaaaaacaatgtacGATAATTTAAATTATTGTGGATGAACAAAACTCACAATGCCGGCTTCAGTAAAACCACTAATCCTTCTTTGTTTTATCTCTGTCACTTTTTGATAGTTTTGAATTGATCATGGAGGCTACCTAGATTTCTCTTTGGAGTAAGCCCTGCTTCTGCAACATATAATTCTTCCCATTTTGCATGAATTCTTTGCCAAAATACAACCTTTTTTTTTGCCCAGTCCCAATAGCGGAATCTTGACTTACATACAAAAGTCCCTTGCATAGTGCGTCGTCTTCTGAATCGGAGAATGCATCCCCTCTTATTGGCTTTTCAGAATTCTCCATATTGAAAAATCTTAAAGAACAATAGAGTGAGAGTAGGGAATGAAAGAGGCAATGAAAAATGAATTGAAGAAGTGAAAGTGAGGTGAGAAAAATGGTGAAGTAAAATGAATTCATATAGAAAAAgtagttaatatatatatatatatatatatatatatatatatattctaaataTAACCgttggaaattttgaaaaataaaataaaaatggcaAGACAAAGCTGTTGAGAAACGACAATATTTACTGACAAAACCAAAAGTTTAcatctctcaaaaaaaaaaaaaaaaaaaaatcttaaaacgATTGTTATAATTGGTTTAATTAATTTCTGGCTGTCAAATTGAATGATGAATTCAATCATGGCCCTTGATTCCGCTAGGATTTTAAACTTATGGGACCCACGCCATTTCTGATATCAATCTCACTTGCATGCGTCAGTAACCCCATGTGGTGGGTCCCACCAATTTTGAGTCCTCGTTGGACCAGATTTGAGCCAACAATTGGTTCTCCGGCATATTTGGATCCATTTTATTCCGACCCACTGCAATTCTATTCGTATGCCTTTGGACtcaaattatttatttagacCCAATTTTGGGTCTCCATTGTTGGTGCTCTAAGTTGGCGTTGACCATCCTTGAATTGATGTTAACCGAGTGTTGACTTGACGCAAACGGGCCAAAGTTCATGGTACGTAACGAAGCTTTTGTgtgtgtcggcttcccacagacgacgTCAATGTTACCGTTAGAACCGAAGGatttagttagctttagagaagaAAAGACAAGAGACACGatatatagtggttcgtctcccgctaaGTCTCCCACCTTAgagggagactacgtccacttgaagtaTTGCACTATATGAATTTGGGTCTTACGGCCCAAATGGATTACAAAGTATGTAATGagatgttgagtaagtgggatGGAGGCATTCCTTTACATTTTTCTTCTATGCGGGACACAAATgcctattctagtgtagaaagctaCATTGTGAAGCATATTGGCAAGGCCGAGAAGGCTGCTTCCCGACGAGGTCTTGGCCGCTTCTGACTACCCGTGAATGTAGGGTTATGGAATGCATGTTGCGGTTGGGCCAAGTCTTAcctatgcttggtgagatagcaaagtAGTCGTGCTAGTGGGAGGTATCTATTGCATTAGTCTGTTTTCAGGCAACAGGATCTCATTCCAGTAGATCGAAGTGAGGATGGTAAACTCTTACTCATCCGCAAATGCAATTGGAAGTGGAAGTGCTACTCAATCGGATATAGCTCAGTTCCTCCTGTCATCAGGTTGTCATTGATTATGGTGGCTTAAGTTGCTTTTGTGCGCTGCTGGGTCGTGATTGGGTCTGATCCTCCTTTCAAGATGAAGGGCATGTGGCCGTTCCGCGGGCAAGAGGTTCCCCAGTTcataatgaatgaatgttatgaCATGGAACTCTATGACTGGAGTAAGGTTGATATCATTGATGAGGATCAAAAGGAGCGCGTGAACCAGATGATTGAAGATCACGAGCCTTTTCAGGGGAGGCTTTGTTGGATGACAAAGGTGTTTGAAGAGGTTGCTGTAACGTATCAGGGTTTTCTTTAGAGTCGTTCCTTCTGGTTAATTGTGTTTCAGACATTATCTTTTACTTGTCCTAGCACTCTAATGTATGACATTGGTAGGATCTTGTATTTTTTGTTCTTATATGATACAATGTTGCCCGTTACATTAGGAATATCAATTGAATTACATGGTGATGAGGTTAATATTTATTTGCAAGTTATATTAGATTATTCAAACAGGTGTGTTTGGTGAAATTTTGCATATCACAATTTCTCAGTTTCTTTCAGTCTCATGTAATATGCACTCTGTGACCATAAGTGATATGTTAATTGCTTTTGACTCCTGGGAGGCTTCGCTATATGTTTGGTTGGGTTATCAATTGCGCATCTAAGACTTCATTGTGGTCAATCAAAACCCCAGAGAGCCTTCCAGCAGGGTAGCATGTGGCATATAGCATAATATCACATATGTGAAGCAATGAAGTAAAGAAActagaacatcaagaatgagGTTTGGCCAAAATCTGTGCGACTGTGCCTATGTCCTCGGGAGAGATCCTTCGAAAGATTTCATTAGCTTGTGATACAAAAAATCCGCCAAGATTTCTCTCACAACACTTTTCCCAGCCCTAGAATCTTTCTCTCTTGCCCTTAGGCTACCATTATTCTATAGGCAGCTTATAACTGATACTCTTAATGTAGTACTTGGAAAACTCATGTTTTATAGGCTTCCCAACGCCTATTTATATACTATAGGCGGTGGGTAACAAGTTTGGCCCAATTCAGATTCCTCAAAAATGGGAAGGAATGATGATTAACACTTAATTGGCACGCAGTCAGCTGCTGACTGGTCACGAAATGCCGGATCTGTAATTCATCCTCTTTTCTTAGTCCAATTGCACCAGTACTTGAATCCATGACGCCAATGGCGAGCCAATCGCAACAAGCTCTTAGTACTGCATAAGGAGATTTAACAGTCACAAGCCTGATAATCTTTATCTAATCAATGGACGAAAATCGAATTCATTATGCTAGAGGCTAGAATATGCAATCTGTATTTTGACAGGACTCTAGAGGCTGACGAAATTCATGAAGTCATAAGATATAGTAATAAGCATTGTAAATTAGCAAGTAGTTCACGAAATAGCTGCCCTTCAACTAAAATTAATGTAGCTTTCTACTTTTACCATAATATATGACATTTCAGTGTACGTATTGATAAAATTCTTCTATCTCGAAACATAACGATATACCATAATGCAACAATTATATACTCCTAAATCATTTATTAAGCACATGAAGAAAAGCAGTAGTCCATAGCTCCATACCCTGGCCATGCTGCATCGGAAAATCAGCTTGGATGAACTCGGGCTTAGGAAGTTCAATTAACTATAACATTTTTGGaggagttttttttcttctgcatAAGGAGTAATAATGGTTAAGTTACTAAAGGAACTTTGAATCCGGTGGAATATATggaacaaaagaaatttttttatgggAACTTGACTGAAGAAGTTAATATGAGGAAAAAAGCTGTTAACAAAAGAATATGAAACACACTCCAGACATGAATTACAAGGAAATGAAGTAATTTACCATTCTAACATAATCCTGCACCTCCAATTACTGAACCATGCATCTTTTACCTTCAATTTTTTGTATCCTCAAATCCCTTATCCTAGTATAAATACACTCATCAAGCTTTAGAAACTAAACTTTAAACATGAACCCGTaagtaaatatatattgaaCGCTATTTTGCAATCTTATGGCCACTGATTTCGATCAAGGACAGAATATATGGGCATGTAGCTTAACACATTGGAGTACTATGGATCTGGACACTATATATATTTACCTTCAACGAGATGATGTTGGTCGAGTTTGAGTGAGACGATGCCCAACGAATCTTTCAGAATACATTTACCTTGGCTACTATTTGATACAGATTGCACAAACAGCTTCCAACTCCCGTTAACTAATCAATATCCATTCAACAAAAAGTTTCAGCCTAAGATATCAAAGCTAGTAAAATTCGATTATTTGATAATTTAGAAAGTACTTGTATTCAAGACCTAAAACAATATATTGGATTACTTAAAATGCTG contains these protein-coding regions:
- the LOC112175598 gene encoding uncharacterized protein LOC112175598; the protein is MVLGAYHHCWVKDISILSNPVNGSWKLFVQSVSNSSQGKCILKDSLGIVSLKLDQHHLVEVLRACCDWLAIGVMDSSTGAIGLRKEDELQIRHFVTSQQLTACQLSVNHHSFPFLRNLNWAKLVTHRL